The genomic region gagCTCGACAAAAAATGATCCTAGAGCtaggcaaaggtcgcggcgcgacatttaaggccgcggcgcggcaatgtgggcgaactggttcctgttttcgcaatatttaagtaaagtgaggggcattttggtctttttgcgtATGAGGCAGATTATAGCCTCAAATctggtccattcatttcattttcctaatttccttttccttttcttttcatttttctctcaaaaaaactcaaacacccaattgaattcaaagggatttttggaaaggaagaagcgggatttaatctttggcgtagttgacaagtttgttctcctcgttcttagctacacggtgatactagtggtaagatctaactccgaatttcgtttttttGTTCATcattcaaaattagggtttttggtttGTATGTTCGTAAATGGAactcatttagttgttaattgaagattaacaccaagatttgggTTTGTTGTTggtattggcgggttttgggtttggtgtgcaagtttatgcttgtaaggcttgcaaagagtgaataatcactagtattattgattattgatgttttggagaccattagggttccttggttgactaattttgaccgagagtcaaaattagggtttggtgatgattttgacccgattgttgatttaataaggtttataaactcaaaatggattaagttgaagtataaacccgagtcAAATATGTTTTAGTGTTAAAACTTGGGAATGGTGAGATATTGGcttttaagggtcaaaatgggagATTTTGAGAaggttaagtgtttaacacttgtgtctgggtttaattggcatattaggaccattctcacttgtgttagtgattattgattagtttgggcgcgatttgtgcttgaaagtgcatttgggtcgaaattgcactagtagtcaatttgggttgatttgtatatccaccctaattgtgttacttgttatgtgataaatggaataggtacattacatcggcgattgcggattattcggtggcattcttcaaggcgacaaggtgagtgttaatatcctatatgcatatgtatgtgtaggatgggtgcgggtcgagtgaagtggttctcggttatagagctcacttcacatataggtgaaaTTGATGGACTTATGTACATGTCTAATTGGCacggatgtgcgttttggttgaccacctttggcgaggtgcacacttcgtgtgtacattatcacatgggcttgtgagtggaataattatatatgcatgaatatgatttatttgcttgtggggtatgggttaaagttcgatgttgacgataccataccctagagtatattatgttgtggatgagggtttaaagttcgttgttgacgatacctcatacgtatggacttaaagttcgatgttgacgatgtcatacgattattatagtgatgttgatgagggtttaaagttcgttgttgacgatacctcatatgtgggtttaaagttcggtgttgacgataccacattaatataggcgaatgggatttaagttcgatgttgacgataccattcgttgggctagccatgagatcttgagtactatagatgttgtgaacatcgatgtttgtcgtattgttgtatatatatatatatatatatatatattaatgtattgttgtggtgtagctaaaccttcgggtgtagcttattggcgttgatcatatcgtcgttggtgaacttatattttgttgatgtatctttagctcgttgcttagtgatcgtacggtatgcttagtattagcttgcctttatgcttggatgctccggtatgcggtatttgatattttgtggcgtgtccattttatgcatatatatgtatgtagtatatttccactcactaagcgttagcttaccctctcgttgttgatatttttataggttcgcatgcttgacggctcgggtgagcttggggattagagatcttggctaggttgctttagaagatcttgcttttgtactcgattaggatttgggtagcgtagtcccaaatcaccatgctcggttttggttggaaactaaactagtcgggtcgtgtatgtccgtttggacaattaactaaagtattatttaaagcgtattaaaaggaaaaattttattgGGCCGGTCttaatacgggttgggatgtttcagaATATACACCGCAACATCATCGAAAATTTCCAAAATTATTTCTTCTAATTGATgatattagggttcatgtaaatgcTGATATGATTCAAGAGATTTATTGATTATTTGTTGATAGGGACTTGTTATGAATTGTTGAAAAATGTTAGGGTTCAATCGGTACATGAACACACCCTAACAAATGTTAGGGTTTAATCCCACGGTGGCCTTTGATTTGATTTCGATTACTTCAGAATTTGAAGTATGGTTACTTCAGGATTACTTCGATCACTTTGATATTGATTTCGAATTGAGAATACGAGATGAATCGGGGGAAAATTCAAGGGTTGTTTGtccattttaataatttttttattgatTGAAGAGTATTTAAGGAATTAAGGCATTTTCAGTTTTGATTAGCTAATCACTTTtatttactagttaatcttgaaaaTGGATATATactattaatttatttttattgatCTTATGGTCATAGAGGTCTTCCTTGATTTAAAGGGAGATGAATTATGATacctttttaatatataaaaagagATTTCAAAGGACATCATTCGATAAATCTTGATAAAACTTTTGTGTAGTACATCAtttaatgataatttaaaaaatTTAGGTAGATCTATCAAAAACCATAATATAAAACCTTCGGGGCCCCAATAAAAATTAAGGGTAGTGATAATATAACAAATTTTTTAATAAATCCATTCACATTATGCATTACTTGTTTATACAAAAATGCATACATTGAGTTGATTAATCAAAAAACCTTATTTTTATCTGATTTATCACTGctcaaagattaaaaaaaaaaaaacatacttgaTTATAGGTACAATTTTTTTTAGAAGAAACCATAATTTCTTTAAAACTGATACAATAAATCAAAATAAGTGATTCGATCATGCATGTGGTTATATTTCCCCACATTATGTGTGTGGTTATATTTTCCCACAACATGAGTACATGACTTATGATATAGGCTAGCTTTGTGATTAGTCAAGCTGACAAATCATTAACATTAATTATTCAATATTCAAGCACAAGCTAAATGGCTTATCGTCTATCAGTATCAAGATAACACATTAATTTTAAAGTTGTGAGTTTAAGTCATTATTTAATGAGTGTGTCTTTTGTCAATTAGGAAAAAACAATAAAACACCGTCCGGTGACACTTATCAGATAGTTAACACTATCATTTACTAATTATAGTTTCGCAACATAGCTAATTCTATCACATTTCACCACCACCAAATCGCATCATATAGCTACCGAGTCACATTTCACCGCCACCAAATCGCATCACATATTCACATAGATACCATGCTAGTAAAATAATAGGAGGGTATATATTTGTGCATATTACTTGTTTGATTCGATTTGTAGATATGATTGTGATTATTAATAAAATGGTGATATTTTAGCCGATGAGTTTGATAAATCCATCACATTTGTACATTAACGTCCAAACTATACCTCCTTACCTCCACAAAACCTTTATGTATCAAGATTCAAGACCTATCATTAATACAATAAAATATAGTAGAAAGTTATTACAAGTAAAGACTCAAAAATAGAGCTAGAATGGCCGAGACTTCAGTAATATCCTGATTTACATACATAAAAATGGTATGGTATAAATTTAAACCATATATTCAAACAATATGTTTTTGTTTAGACATATCTTCTAATGCCACATTACTTTTCTCTTCTTCACTTTCTTTATACTTATACCATTTAGACACCAACAGATAGTACATACAGTTTAACACTTCCAACCCCATTATCAAGTAATAGTAGTTATCTAACTTGGCCTCATTCAAATCTTCGGCTAACCAATTTCTCGACCCTCCTTCACGTGTCGTTCTATGAACAACCGATATCAAAAAACTACTCAAATAACTTGATAACCCGAGCCCACAAAACAAGAAAGATCCTGCAAAACTTTTCATGTTTTCGGGAAACTGTCTATAGAAAAACTCGGTGAAACCAATAACAGCAAACCCTTCTGAAAGCCCAGCTACCGATAACTGAAGAATTAGCCAATAACTCGACATAGATGAAATCGCGCCTTTTCCTCTTTCTACCCCGAGTGTTGGCTCCGAATGTGCAATGTCTCTTCTTTTTGTTTCGATTATAGCTGAAATAAGCATCGTGAATATGGCGATTCCCATTCCAACTCCAATTCTTTGAAGGAATGAAATTCCTTGTCTTTTTCCTGTTATTTTTCGTAGAGATGGAACAATTATTCGGTCATATATTGGGATCCATATGGTAAGAGCTAGCATTTGGAAGACACTATAAGACGCGGCTGGAACCTCAAAAGTGCTTGGTTTGAGCCTCCGGTCAGATTGTAACGCTTGAAAGACCGTGTACGTTTGCATTTGGTTAATCGAAACATTATAGATTATGCAAGATACCCAAATTGGAATAGTCTTGATCACACATTTCACTTCTTCAATTTGTTGTATACTACAAAGCGTCCAACGGTTTCCAGACGTTCCATCAGGGTTAATTTTGTCATTTGGTGTTAGGATCGCTGCTTTGTTCAAAAACCTGTTATAAGATAGTAACATGtcataaaaatacattttaaatttaCAAACTTTCTTTTAAGGTTTAgcgtttagagtttaagtagactACCTGAGTTGTTTGCTGTATGGAAGTTTTAGGTTGACGGATTTCAAGGAAACATGATTAAATAGGGAAACTGATGGTTCCTCTGGAACCACCAGTTTCCTTTTCTTGATGGTAGCCACGAGTACTTGTACAATACTGGTCAAAGGGCTACCATCTGGCAACACCATGACATATATCCTCGTGCCCACAAAAAACACGGCACACGACAAGAACATAAGGAACGTTGGGATAGCTAATCCAATAGCCCAATTGATATTTGCTTGTACATAAACGATAATGGTCAAAGATACCATCATAGCGAACGTGAAGGTGAAGTAGTACCAATTGAAGAAACTAGCAATTCCCCTTTGACCTGACTCTGTGTTGGGGTTAAATTGGTCCGCTCCAAAAGCCAAGTTACATGGCCGAATTCCACTAGCTCCAATAATCAGAAACATGAAACCGGAGAGCAAAAACGCCATTTGCCATGGTGTTGGGTCAACGCAAGGTGTGTCTACACAATGGGGTGGATGAAGCGTTGTGACCGCGGCTGTTAATGTCAGCACAAGCATCCCCTAGATCGAACAATGAAAAGCTCATAAAGTTACCAATGATAGATTAACCATATGattgttttatttatttacttttactttttgttTATAGTAAAATTTATAAGTGGTGGTTGTACCAGGAAGGATGAAATGGAAGCTGTTCCTAAAACCTTGTAGCGACCAAAATAAGTGTCGGAGAGAAAAGCACCACCAAGAGTACCGAAGTTACAAGTGCCATTAAATATGTTAATGAGATTTGTAGCCGTTATCGACTTCATATGGAACACGGTTGTGAGGTATACGAGTAAATTTGCCGATGTCCCAATCGTTCCTAACTTCTCAAACGTCTCGTTTCCTACACATTATATAACGAGTTAAGATACAACTAAAACAACTCGAATCACTCTAAT from Rutidosis leptorrhynchoides isolate AG116_Rl617_1_P2 chromosome 9, CSIRO_AGI_Rlap_v1, whole genome shotgun sequence harbors:
- the LOC139865704 gene encoding protein NRT1/ PTR FAMILY 2.10-like, whose amino-acid sequence is MEKKVENMEYGDEKVEVKELNYRGVKAMPFVIGNETFEKLGTIGTSANLLVYLTTVFHMKSITATNLINIFNGTCNFGTLGGAFLSDTYFGRYKVLGTASISSFLGMLVLTLTAAVTTLHPPHCVDTPCVDPTPWQMAFLLSGFMFLIIGASGIRPCNLAFGADQFNPNTESGQRGIASFFNWYYFTFTFAMMVSLTIIVYVQANINWAIGLAIPTFLMFLSCAVFFVGTRIYVMVLPDGSPLTSIVQVLVATIKKRKLVVPEEPSVSLFNHVSLKSVNLKLPYSKQLRFLNKAAILTPNDKINPDGTSGNRWTLCSIQQIEEVKCVIKTIPIWVSCIIYNVSINQMQTYTVFQALQSDRRLKPSTFEVPAASYSVFQMLALTIWIPIYDRIIVPSLRKITGKRQGISFLQRIGVGMGIAIFTMLISAIIETKRRDIAHSEPTLGVERGKGAISSMSSYWLILQLSVAGLSEGFAVIGFTEFFYRQFPENMKSFAGSFLFCGLGLSSYLSSFLISVVHRTTREGGSRNWLAEDLNEAKLDNYYYLIMGLEVLNCMYYLLVSKWYKYKESEEEKSNVALEDMSKQKHIV